The Chloroflexota bacterium region ACTGAGGTACGCCGAGAGCGTGCTGGCGCCCCTGATCGACGCCGGCGAACTGGTTCGGTCAGCCCGCACTGACGATGAAGGTTGGGACGGCGCGGTGGCGGAGCAGTTGTCCGAATTCGCACGCGAAGCGACGTGTTTTGGATCCGTTCGCGGCCTGGCGGGAATGCTGGCCCTGGCCGACGGGGCGGATCCGGCGGCGGCTCTGGATCTTGACGCCGAACTGCGGCTCGCGTTGCCGCTGTTCGGGTATTTGGTCGACAACGCCCAGTGCGCGATCGCGGAAATCGACGACGAAAATGACCAGCTCTTGAGTACGCTGGGCATCTCGCCATTCCAGGCACTCCAATTGCCCGGGTACCGGTTCGTATCCACCGCTCCGGCTGATGAACCCGATCCGCACCGCCTGCGCATCCTCGTCCGCGTGCATGAAGACGGTCGCGTCGAGCACGCGGTAGAGCTGGCCAACGGCCGCCGAATCCTCCCGCAACGAAGGTTCCTGGAAGCGGATTCGCAACCCGGCGCCCAACACTCAAGCAGTGCAGTCCAGCTCTTTGGCCAGTCGATCGGCGTGATCCGTTCAATCCGCGACGCGGAAGGCCGGATCCTGCTGTCATTCCTTGCGTCCGATGGTGCGCACATCGAACCACGGGCGAGGATCCTGCCGGCCGACGCATCTGTCGGCGTCTGGTTGCGGACGAGCCAAATCGAAGTGCCGCCGGCCACGCCTACCCTGGCGGCGATCGGATAGCGATTTGACCAGTGCCTAGCCGATTGAAGGGTCCGAACTCTCCCTGGAAGCCAACCAATGTCTGAACCAATTGAATTGATCGTCGACAGCGACTGCGGCGTCGATGACGCCGTAGCGCTCTGGTACGCGTTGACCACGCCGCAGTTCGACGTCGCGCTGATCTGCAGCGTTCACGGCAATGTCGGCGAACCGGCGGTGGCCCGCAACATTGCCCGGGTTCTGGGCGCCGCCGATCGGTCCGATGTGCCACTTGCGTTGGGCGCGGCCGACGCCCTGGCCGGTTCGCCGGTTCCGGCACGGGCCAGCTACGTGCACGGCGACGACGGGCTCGGCGATGCTGAGCTTCCCGATCACGAAATCGACCCACATCCCCTGCCGGCCGACCAGGCGATCGTCGACCTATGCCGTCGCAATCCCGGGAAGTACACCCTGGCGGCCCTCGGCCCGGCCACCAACATCGCCCGCGCGCTGCGCCTCGAACCTGGACTGCCGGGGCTGCTGAAGGAGTTCATATATATGGGCGGCACCTTCAACCTGCCCGGGAACGTTTCGCCGGTGGCCAGCTTCAACGTGGCCGGCGACCCTCTGGCGGCCAAGGAAATGGTCAACGCCAACTGGCCCAGTCCGCCACGGATGCTCACTTTTGACGTGATGAAAAACACCACCTTCGGCGAGGCCGAGGTGAGCCTGCTCAACGAAGGCCGAACCGCGGCGGCCCGATTCCTGCGTGAGCCGCTGACCCACTACCACGCGGTAACCGCGAAAGCCAATGCCGGCGGCCGCATGGTCTGTCCGGACATGCTGACGATGGTCTGGCTGTCCGACCGCGACGCGGTCGACTCGGGCCTGTATCCGCTTGACGTGGACGCCGGCCGGGACGCGGCCTGGGGGATGACCGTGGTCGATCTGCGGTCCCAGGCCCTGTTGGACGACGCGATGCGGCGCTCGGTTGATCCGGCGGTGACTCCGACCGCGGTCTGGGAGATATCGCGTTCGGCCGACGAGGGTGCTTTCAGGGCCGCATTCGCATCGCTGCTGGGCGGCTGATTCGACCGCTTCCGGGTGGTTGGATTACAATCTACAGCTAACTTTGCCAAAGCCCGTCC contains the following coding sequences:
- a CDS encoding nucleoside hydrolase, producing the protein MSEPIELIVDSDCGVDDAVALWYALTTPQFDVALICSVHGNVGEPAVARNIARVLGAADRSDVPLALGAADALAGSPVPARASYVHGDDGLGDAELPDHEIDPHPLPADQAIVDLCRRNPGKYTLAALGPATNIARALRLEPGLPGLLKEFIYMGGTFNLPGNVSPVASFNVAGDPLAAKEMVNANWPSPPRMLTFDVMKNTTFGEAEVSLLNEGRTAAARFLREPLTHYHAVTAKANAGGRMVCPDMLTMVWLSDRDAVDSGLYPLDVDAGRDAAWGMTVVDLRSQALLDDAMRRSVDPAVTPTAVWEISRSADEGAFRAAFASLLGG